A single genomic interval of Nocardioides nitrophenolicus harbors:
- a CDS encoding FadR/GntR family transcriptional regulator: protein MTSLNQSAAQRPPKAAMLVAQRIVQDALRAGLGEGDLLAPEKVMLEKYQTGRGTLREALRLLEFQGVIALKPGPRGGPVLQSPSATHLGSTLVLLMQLRSAPFRTIVEVRSAVEPMISSMAANKMTDEELLELRGTVDQMRDEIDDQYSFLDANKRFHDVIAWSSGNALFGYLIESLLSIMDGTLIGIDYPQYRREAILKAHQEIYDALESRDPDVAMDRMREHIQAYERYAERKFPQVMNEIIPWEQRFFS, encoded by the coding sequence ATGACGTCTCTGAACCAGTCGGCGGCGCAGCGGCCGCCGAAGGCAGCCATGCTGGTGGCCCAGCGGATCGTCCAGGACGCCCTGCGCGCGGGACTCGGGGAGGGCGACCTGCTGGCGCCCGAGAAGGTGATGCTGGAGAAGTACCAGACCGGCCGCGGGACGCTGCGCGAAGCGCTGCGCCTGCTGGAGTTCCAGGGAGTCATCGCCCTCAAGCCCGGTCCCCGCGGCGGCCCGGTCCTGCAGAGCCCCAGCGCCACCCACCTCGGCAGCACGCTGGTGCTGCTCATGCAGCTGCGCTCGGCGCCCTTCCGGACGATCGTCGAGGTGCGCTCGGCCGTGGAGCCGATGATCAGCAGCATGGCCGCCAACAAGATGACCGACGAGGAGCTCCTCGAGCTGCGCGGCACGGTCGACCAGATGCGCGACGAGATCGACGACCAGTACTCCTTCCTCGACGCCAACAAGCGCTTCCACGACGTCATCGCCTGGTCGTCCGGCAACGCGCTGTTCGGCTACCTCATCGAGTCGCTGCTCTCGATCATGGACGGCACCCTGATCGGCATCGACTACCCGCAGTACCGCCGCGAGGCGATCCTCAAGGCCCACCAGGAGATCTACGACGCCCTCGAGTCCCGCGACCCCGATGTCGCGATGGACCGGATGCGCGAGCACATCCAGGCCTACGAGCGGTACGCCGAGCGCAAGTTCCCCCAGGTGATGAACGAGATCATCCCGTGGGAGCAGCGCTTCTTCTCCTGA